Proteins encoded by one window of Glycine soja cultivar W05 chromosome 15, ASM419377v2, whole genome shotgun sequence:
- the LOC114386615 gene encoding uncharacterized protein LOC114386615 produces the protein MGDLQNKGMAPSKPGIMRLLEDKARRDVAEVVAAKVVAATANDTTGGSVTPTNNLVEKENDDSQRRNVLRHDVRKNDLINLGESQDHPGSTKSDLQSPVDANVGDNWDFQDFQWMRM, from the coding sequence ATGGGCGACCTTCAAAATAAAGGAATGGCGCCAAGCAAACCTGGAATAATGAGATTGCTTGAGGATAAGGCGAGGAGGGACGTGGCTGAGGTTGTTGCTGCCAAAGTCGTTGCTGCTACAGCAAATGACACTACTGGTGGGTCGGTTACACCGACTAATAATTTGGTGGAGAAGGAAAATGATGACAGTCAGCGAAGAAATGTCCTCAGACATGATGTTCGCAAAAATGATCTCATCAATTTGGGTGAATCTCAAGACCATCCTGGTTCGACCAAGTCTGATCTTCAGTCTCCAGTGGATGCGAATGTTGGCGATAACTGGGATTTTCAAGATTTCCAGTGGATGCGAATGTAG